GCACCCGGCCGACCCGGATCGCCGCCGCGGCCACCTCGGGATCGACCGGCGTCCCCGCCCAGGCTTCGGTGGTCACCGCCACCCGCAACCGGCCGGGGTCGGCCCCGATCTCCTCCGCGTACGCCCGGCGCGGTGGCGGCGCGGTGTACTTGTCGCCGATCCCCGGCCCCTGGACGGCGTCCAGCAGGTGAGCGGCGTCGCGGACGGTGCGCGTCAGCGCGAACTCGTAGGACATGCCGAGTATCGGCTCCCCCGCATCGGGGCCGGGCGTGATCCGGCCCCGGCTCGGTTTGAGACCGACCAGGCCGCAGCAGGAAGCCGGGACGCGGATGGAGCCGGCACCGTCGCTGGCGTGCGCGACGGGCACAGCGCCCGCGGCGACCAGAGCGGCGGCGCCGCCGCTCGACCCGCCTACGCCCCTGTCCAGGTCCCATGGGTTGCGTGCCGGGCCGTACCTGAGGGGTTCGGTGGCGAAGCTGACGCACAGCTCCGGCACGGTGGTCAGGCCCAAGGTGACCAGGCCGGCAGCACGGAAGCGGGTCATCAGATCGGTGTCGCGCCAGGCGACGACGCCCGGCAGGGCGCGGCTTCCCAGGGTGAACGGCACCCCTTCGGCCACCGGCCCGTGGTCCTTGATCAGGAAGGGCACCCCGGACAGCGGCCCGTCGGCCGCGTGAGCGAGCGCCGGGGAGAACAGCGGCAGCGCCAGGCCGTTCACTCTGGCGTTGGCCGCTTCCAGCGCCTGCCGGGCGGTGGCCTCGACCTCGTCGGCGGTGACCTCGCCCGCCCTGATCAGGTCGCGGATGCCGACAGCGTCATACCTCGCGTACTCGTGAATTTTCACGGAAAGTCCTTTCGATCACAGATGGAAGTGCTGCATGACAGCGGGGGCGACGCGCTCCGTGGCGCGTCCCCTGTCAGTGATCGAAGTGCTTCTACGCTCGGTACATCACGGCCCATGCTCGCAGCGGCCGTGCCCCGCCGTCGACCGAATTTCCCGTCAGCGAGTGGACTCGCGGGCCTTCAGCTCGAAGGGCGCGGTGTACTCGGCACGGCCGGCCCGATGACGCCGGTCCGCCCGGATCTGAGGGTCCGGGCGGAGACGTTGACGCGGTAGCCCGACTGGCGGACCGCCTTCATCACCGGGCGGCGGACCTGATCGCTGACTCCGGCCCGGCCGTTTCATGGGCGGAGGCGCTCACGCGAGGCGCCCCTCCACGGTGACGAAGGAGTGTGCGGGCAGGTGGACCCGAAGTCCGGAGGCGGTGGGCGTGACCTGCTGGTGGGAGCGGGGCGCGACGGCGTCGGGCGCCTCGGGCGTGTTGTGGGTCTGCGGCTTGTCGGCGGTCAGGATGCGGGCGCGGACGTCGGCCACCGCGCCGCCACGCAGGTCCAGGTCCACGTCGATCGGCTCGGCCGCGTCCAGGTTGGACAGCGAGACGAGCACACGCCCGTCCTTGCGGCTGGCCGAGACCGAGACGGTCTGCAACGTCTCACGGGTGGGCACCCCCGCGGGGAGGTCGACCCGCAGCGAGGCCGCGTCCTGGTGACCCTTGTTCATCTCGAACACGTGGTACGTCGGCGTCAGCACGAGCGCGCCCGAGTCGGGATCGGTGAGGATCATGGCCTGGAGCACGTTCACCGTCTGGGCGATGTTGGCCATCACCAGCCGGTCGGCGTGCCGGTGGAAGATGTCGAAATGCACGCCGGCCACCAGCGCGTCACGCAGGGTGTTCTGCTGGTAGAGGAAGCCGGGATTGGTGCCGGGCTCGACGTTCCACCACGTGCCCCACTCATCCACGACCAGGCCCACGTTCTTGCCCGGGTCGTAGCAGTCCATCACGTTGGAGTGCCGGGTGATCAGCTCGTCGATCCGCGCGGCCTGGACCAGCGTCCGGTAGTAGTCCCCGGTGTCGAACACCGTCGCGTCGCCCTTGTCCTGCCAGGTACCCGGGATCGTGTAGTAGTGCAGCGAGAGCGCCTGGTAGAAGGGCTGGGGCCGGTAGGCGCAGCCCAGGTCGCCGAGCTGCTTCATCAGCGTCTCGGTCCAGGCATAGTCATCGGAGTTCGCCCCGGCGGCGATGCGGTACAACTTGTTCTCACCGTGATCACGGCAGTACGTGCCGAACCGGCGCGCCTCATGAGCGTACTGCCCGGCGGTCATGTGCCCGCCACAGCCCCACGCCTCGTTGCCCAGCCCCCAAAAACGCACCCGCCACGGCTCGTCCCGCCCATGGGCCTTACGCAGCCGCACCATCGGCGAGTCACCCTCACGGGTGAGGTACTCCACCCAGTCGCTCATCTCCCTGACCGTGCCGGACCCGACATTGCCGCTGATGTACGGCTCAGCGCCGAGCAACTCGCACAGGGCCATGAACTCGTGCGTCCCGAAGTGGTTGTTCTCCTCGACGTTGCCCCAGTGCGTGTTCACCATCGCCGGACGCCGATCCTTCGGCCCCACCCCGTCCATCCAGTGGTACTCATCGGCGAAACAACCACCCGGCCAGCGCAGATTCGGGATGTTCAGCGCGCGCAACGCCTCCACCACATCCAGCCGGATCCCGCCCGCGTTCGGGATGTCACTGTCCTCGCCCACGTAGAACCCGCCATAGACGCACCGGCCCAGATGCTCGGCGAAATGACCGTACAGATGCCGACTGATCAACGGACCCTCGACATCGACATTGACGATGGCGGGCACGACGACGTTACTCATGAGGGGCGACCCTTCACCTTATATACCGATAAAGCGCTCGCAACTTTATCGATACATAAGCGCGTGTCAAGGGAGCCGCCGGAGCACCCGGGCCGTGCGTACACTGCCGACGATCGGGCCTTATGCAAGAATCCTTCGTGTGGATGCTGCTGATCGCACGATTCTTCGGCAACTGACGTCGAACGGCAGGACTTCTCTCGAGGTGCTCGCGCGTGCCACCAACCTCGCTCCGTCGTCCGTCAAGCGCCGCATGGACCGTCTGGAACGATCAGGAGTGATCCGGGGATACACGGTCCTGCTGGCTCCCGACGCGTTCGGGAACCGCCTCGAGGTCCTCATGGAGATCACTGCCGTGGAAGGCACCCAGCGCGGTCCCCTTACCGATGCCCTGGCGGCGCAGCCCGAGATAGTCCGTGCCTGGACGGTGACGGGTGATGCTGATGCCCTGGCGCTGGTGAGGGTCAGTGATGTCAGCCACCTTGAGCAGGTCATCGTGCGGCTGCAACAGACCGGCAGCGTCGCTCGAACGCGGACGCAGTTGCTGCTCACAGAATTGATCAACCGGGGCGACTGAGGGTGGCTCGAACAATCTGCGATCTGTGCGCCTTGGCATGAAGGTTTCTTGCGCGGAGACGCAGGATAGCGGCGAATTGTTCGACATTGTGTAGCTGTGGTGCTTAGCATTCCTGGCATGACTCAGCCCTCTGCCGCGCTGCTGGCCTCCTGGGCCACGGAGCTTTTCGGTGTCCCGGCGTCCGCCACGTTGCTGCCCGGGGAGCTCGACTGGAATGCCCGGTTGGATGTGGAGGGCGTCCCGGCCTATGTGCTCAAGGTGCATCATCCGGCTACCGACCCGTCGGTGCTGGACTTTCAGGACGAGATCCTGGCGCACCTGGCCCGGACCGCACCCGAACTCGCGGTACCGCGTCTCGTCGCGACGGCCGGTGTCAGCTTCGGCGGGCACGCCCGGCGAGCCCGCCTGCTGGAGTGGCTCCCGGGGACCGTGTGGGCCGATGCCGGCCCGCCCGATGAAACGCGTTTGCGTGCGCTGGGTTCAGCCGTGGCGCGCCTGGACGCGGCGCTCGCCGGGTTCGATCATCCGGCACTCGACCGGCCGTACCGCTGGAACATGCAGCAGGCGGTGGCGCTGCTCGGGAACGCGCCGTTCGTGGACGATGCCCTCCGGCCGTTCGTGCACACCACGCTCAACAGGCTCGATGAGCTGCTGCCCGCCTTGGGCGCCCTTCCTCAGCAGGCGATCCACAACGACGCCAACGAGCACAACGTCCTGGTCGGCCCGGACGGCGGCGTCGCCGGGCTGCTCGACGTGGGGGACGTGGTCCGCGCGCCACGGGTGTGCGGGCTCGCCGTCGCGCTCGCCTACGCCCAGCTCGGCCACGCCGACCCCATGGCGGCCGCGTTGCCGGTGCTCGCCGGCTACCACGCCGAGTCGCCGGTCAGGCCGCAGGAGCTGGCGTTGTTGCCGGATCTGGTCGACACCAGGCTTGCGATGAGCGTGGTGAACGCCGCCGTGCAGCGCCGTTCCGACCCGGACAACTCATACCTCACCATCAGTCAGACGGAGGTACGCAGAGCGATCGGGGCGATCACGCGCGAGCCCCGCGAACTGCGGGAGGCGCGCTTTCGCGACGCCTGCGGCTACCGGCCGATCCCCCGTGAGCGAAGGATCGTGGCCTGGCTGCAGTCGGCCGCCTGCGATCCTGCCCCGGTCATCGACCGGAACCTTGCCGCCGATCCGCCGTTGGTCCTGGACTGGACGCATACGGATCCGACGACGGTGGCCGCGGTGAACTCCCAGGTGGCGGCCAGTGGCCACACCTTCGGCCTCGGCAGATATCGGGAGGACCGCGATGTCTACCGTTCGGACGCGTACACCTCGTCCCGATCGGAGGGGCCGCCCCGGACCGTACACCTGGGAGTGGACCTGTTCGTCCCCGAGGGTGAACCGGTGTTCGCACCGCTGGACGGTACGGTGCACACCGTCGAGTACCGAGCCGACCCCTACGACTACGGCGGGGTCGTGCTCCTCGAGCACGCCACCGACGACGGCGAGCCGTTCTGGCTGTTGATCGGCCATCTCGGCCGGGAGGTCGTGTCGAGCCTGGCGCCCGGGCAGCGGGTACGGCGTGGCGAGCGGATCGCCCGGGTCGGTGTGCCTGCGGAGAACGGGAACTGGCCGCCGCACGTGCACGTTCAGTTGTTCGTCACGCTGCTCGGCCGCTCGACCGACCTGCCAGGGGTGATCGAGCGTGATGACATCGACGTCTGGGAGAGCATCTCCCCCGACCCCAATCTGCTGCTCCGGATACCCGTGTCGCATGTGCCTGCTCGGGACCGGAGCAAGCAGGAGCTGGCCCGTCGTCGTCGCGCGAATCTGGCGCCGGCCCTGTCGCTCAGTTATGCCGATCCGCTGCACATCGTCGCCGGCGACGGCGCGTACCTGGTCGACGCGGACGGCAGGCGCTATCTCGATCTGGTCAACAACGTCGCGCACGTCGGCCATGGTCACCCGCGCGTGGTGAGCGCGCTGGCCGCGCAGGCGGAACTCTTGAACACCAACACGCGCTACCTGCACGGGACGATCATCGAGTACGCCCGTCGCCTTGCCGCCACCTTCCCGGACCCCTTGTCGGTGGTGATGCTGACCAACTCCGGCAGCGAGGCGAACGACCTCGCGTTGCGGATGGCCAGGACGGCGACCGGACGAGAGCACGTGCTCGTCCTCGACTGGGCCTATCACGGCAATCTCGGCTCTCTCGTGGAAGTGAGCCCGTACAAGTTCAACCGGGCCGGTGGCGACGGGCCTGGGCCACGGGTGCGCGTGTGCGAACTGCCCGACCCCTACCGGGGACGGTACGGGGCCGACGGCCCGCGGTACGCGGCCGACGTCGCCACTCACTGCGCCGACGCACCCCCGGCTGCCTTCCTGCACGAGTCGATCCTGGGCTGCGCAGGTCAGATCGAGCCGGCTCCGGGACATCTCGCGGCGGCGTACGCCGCCGCGCGCGAGGCAGGCGCCCTGTGCATCGCCGACGAGGTGCAGTGCGGATTCGGCCGGGTCGGCAGCCACATGTGGGCATTTGAGGCACACGGGGTGATCCCCGACATCGTGACACTGGGCAAGCCGATCGGGAACGGTCACCCACTCGGCGCCGTGGTCACCACACCGGCCGTCGCACGCGCCTTCCAGACCGGCATGGAGTACTTCAACACCTACGGCGGCAACCCGGTCTCGTGCGCGGCCGGACTCGCCGTCCTGGACGTGCTCCGCGACGAGCGGCTGATGGCGCACGCGGCCGAGGTCGGGACGTGCCTTGCCGCAGGGCTGACGGAGCTGGCCACGCGGCACTCGATCATCGGCGACGTACGGGGGCGCGGCTTGTTCCTCGGAGTGGACCTGGTCGAGGACCGGGCCACCAAGCGTCCTGCGACTGAAGCGGCAGCGCGCGTCGTGGAGCTGGCCCGCGAGGGCGGGGTGCTGCTGTCGCTTGACGGCCCGCACGGGAACGTATTGAAGATCAAACCACCCATGGTGCTCACCCGCGCGGACGCCGAAACCGCCTTGGCGACCTTGGACCGAGTGCTGGCCATGGTCGGCGACGTCACAACCTGAGAGGACCGACCATGATGGCACAAAACATCATTCTGACCCCGATTCAGCCGGCCGACGCTCCACCGGCGATGGGAGGATACGCCCAAGCGCTGGCCGTGGCCGGCGCCTCACGGCTGGTCTTCGTCAGCGGACAGATCCCCCAGTCGCCCGACGGTCACGTGCCGGATGATTTCGAGGCGCAGTGCCGGATCGTGTGGCACAACATTCAGGCGTGCCTGACCGGTGCGGGGCTTGGAGTATCCAGCCTGGTGAAGGTCACCACGTTTCTTTCGAAGCGTGAGTATGCCGACGCCAACTCGGCGATACGCCGTGAAATCCTCGGCGCTCATCGCCCAGCGCTGACGGTGATCATCTCGGAAATCTTCGACAAGCGCTGGCTGCTCGAGATCGAAGCCATCGCGGCGGGCTGATCGCCTGGGGTGGAGACTCAGGCCTCCTTGGTGAGGCGGTCGGCCTGGGCGCGGCCCGCTTCGGCGGCTCGGTGCAGGTAGTCGGCGATGACGGCCAGCTCCGCGTCGTCGTACTTCTCCAGCACTTCGGCGAATGCCTTGCCCGGTACGTCCCAGGCCGCACCGACCCTCTCCCGCGCCAAAGGTGTCAAAGTGACCAAGGCCCGCCGGCGATCGGCAGGGTCCGGCTGCCGTACCACCAGGCCCGCCTTCTCCAGTCGATCCACCATGCGGGTGGCGGAGCCCGGCGTCAGGCCGGTCAGCCGTGCGATCTCACCGGTGCTCACCGGCCTCGACTCCATACCCAGCAGTCCCATGCACTGGAGGTCGGTGGAGTGAATCTGCAGATGATCGGCCATCGCCTGGTTGAACAGCACGTACGCCGCATAGTGCCGCTGACTCTCGTCCATCATCCGCTTCAAGGTTTCGGCTCGATTTGACACAGGACAGCCCCATACCTCACATTTACTTGCGTCACGCAATCTTTGCGTGACGCACTTTTTGTGTCACGCCCCTATCTTACTGTCGTCAACCCCTGGAAGGGGACCGCATGTCCGCACCCATCCGCGCCGCGCCGGTCCAGGCAGGAAGGCGCTGGGCCGTTCTGGCCGTCATCCTCGCCTCCGCCGTACTGGACCTCCTCGACGCCACGATCACCAACCTCGCCGCGCCCACCATCGCGGCCGACCTCGGCGGAGGCGAGACCCTCATCCAGTGGCTCGGCGCCGGCTACGCACTGGCGCTCGGCGTGCTGCTGGTCCCCGCAGGACGGCTCGGCGACAAGTACGGGCGGCGCCGGCTCTTCCTGATCGGCATCGGCGGCTTCACGATCGCATCCGTGGCCTGCGGGATCGCAGGCGGCGCGGGCACCCTGATCGCCGCCCGGATCGTCCAGGGGGCGTTCGGAGCGTTGATGATCCCTCAGGGATTCGGCATCGTGACGGCGGCCTTCCCGCGTGACCAGCTCGGCAAGGCCTTCAGCGCGTTCGCACCGACGCTCGGCGCTTCGTCGGTCGGCGGGCCGGTGCTGGCCGGGTTCCTGATCCAGTCCGATCTGCTGGGACTCGGGTGGCGGGCCATGTTCCTGATCAACATCGTGCTCGGCGGAGCGACGTTCCTCGCCGCGGCGAGACTCCTGCCCACCGACGGAGCGCGCTCCGATGCGCCGGAGGTGTCGGTGGACGGGATCGGCGCCGGCCTGCTCGGGGTGGCCATGGTGGCCTTCCTGTACGGGCTGATCGACGGATCCGCCCATGGCTGGGGCCTTGTCGCGTACCTGTGCCTGGCCGGCGGGGTGGCGTTCTTCGGCCTGTTCTGTGTGCGCCAGCGCACCGCCGCCAGCCCACTCATCGAGCCGTCGTTGCTGCGCAACCGCGGGTTCACCGCCGGGCTCGTGCTCGGCGTGGTCTTCTTCGCCGCCGTCTCTGGCCTGCTGTACGTGATGTCGCTGCTGATGCAGTACGACCTGCGGTTCACCCCCGTCAAGGCGGCGGTCGGCCTGGTGCCGGTGGCAGCCGGCATCGTCGTCGCCTCGGTGGCCTGTCACCGGCTCATCGCCCGGCTCGGCCGGGACCTGATCCTCATCGGGCTGCTCACCACGCTGGCCGGCACCGGCTGGCTGCTGTTCGCCGCCTCGGGCACCCCTCGTGACGTGTGGTCGCTCGTGCCACCGGCACTCGTCCTGGGGCTGGGCATGGGGGCCTGCTTCGGGACCGTCTTCGACGTCACCATGGGCGACATCGACCCGCGCCAGACCGGGAGCGCCAGCGGATCGCTGACCGCGATCCAGCAACTCGCCAACGCCGTCGGCGCCGCGGTCGTGACCACCGTCTACTTCGGCGCCGGCGACCAGGACGGGGCCGCCACGCGCAGCCTGCTCATCGTGATCGTCGCCACGATTGTCTGCTGCGGCCTGGTACGGCTGCTCCCCCGCAAGGCTCAGCCCCACCACGCCCCCTGAACAACCCCAACCCCGCCCGGACACAGCACCGTCCGGCTTTCAGCATTCAGAAAGGCATGACCTACTATGACCACCCTTGTTACCGGCGCCCGTGGCGCTGTGGCCACCGAGCTCATCGCCCTCCTGCGTCAGCGCGGCCTGCCGGTCCGCCCGGCCTCGAGCCGTCCGGGCGACCCGTCGATCGCCACCTGCGACCTGACCGACCCGGCCACCTTTCCCGGCGCCCTGGCGGGCGTCAGTTCGGTCTTCCTGTACGCCGAGCCGTCGCACATCGACGCCTTCGTGAAGGAGGCCGTCACCGCCGGAGTGGAGCACATCGTGGTGCTCTCGTCGTCCGCCGTGCTCGCCCCGAACCCCGAGGCCAACCCGCTGGCCAAGTCCCATCTGGACGTCGAACACGCCCTGACCGCCGCCCCCGTCCGCAGCACGATGCTCCGTCCCGGCGCTTTCTCCGGTAACGCCCTGGCCTGGTCCTGGCCCATCAAGGCCGGGGCCCCGGTGAGCCTGCCCTACCCGGGGACGTACACCGATCCCATCCACGAGGCCGACCTCGCCGAGGCGGCCGCCGCCGTCCTGACCGACCCCACCCTGAGCGGCCGGACGTACACGCTGACCGGGCCTGAGTCGATCACGTGCGCCGAGCAGATCGACATCCTCAGCCGCGTCACCGGCCGGGACATCATCATCCGCAACGTCACCCGCGAGGAGTGGAAGGCGGAGATGGCCGAATACGTGTCCGGGCCCATCGCCGACGCGATCCTGGACTGGCAGCGCTTGAACGACGGCGTTCCGACCGAGATCACCACGGACCTCGAGCGGCTGATCGGACGGCCTGGCCGCACGTTCGCCGCCTGGGCCCACGACCACGCGGCCGCCTTCAAGCCCTGACGGGCCCGCGGCTCCCAGGGCGGGCAGTCGCCCGGCGCTCCCACGCCGACCGACTGCCCGCCCAGGGCAGTTGATCAATCTCCCATGCCGGCGGGTCCGTCCTCGCGGCCCTTTTCGGCTGCGCGGGCGAAATCAGTCGGCGGGCTTGCCGAACCAGCGGGAGAGGTGGTCGTCCAGGTCCTGCTGATCGTCGCCGATCCAGGCGACGTGGCCGTCGGGGCGTAGCAGGACGCACGGAACATCCAGTGCCGCGGTGGGATCGGCGAGGTGGTCGACCCGGTCCGACCAGCCGCCGACGGTCAGGCGTTCGGTGCGGTCCAGCAGCAGGCCGCGGCCGCGATGCAGCAGACCGTAGAGGTGGCCCTGTTTCACGTCGATGTCGCGCAGGCGGCGGCCGAGCAGGTCGGGGCCCTCGCCGAAGTCGTAGCGGATGCCGATCGCGGTGATCTTCTCGATCAGATAGCGGTTCACCTCCTCGAAGTCCATCAGTTCGGTGAGCAGCCTGCGCACGGCCTGCGGGCCCGGTTCGGTGGAGTGCAGTTCCATCTGGGCGCGGGTGTTGTCCAGCACGTCCTCGGCGACCGGATGACGTTCGGCATGGTAGGTGTCCAGCAGTGTCTCCGGCGCCCAGCCGCGGATCTGTGCGGCCAGCTTCCAGCCGAGGTTGAACGCGTCCTGAACGCCCAGGTTGAGTCCCTGTCCGCCGGTGGGTGGATGGATGTGTGCCGCATCGCCGGCCAGCAGCACCCGCCCGACCCGATAACGTTCGGCCAGCCGGGTGGCATCCCCGAAGCGGGACATCCAGCGCGGGGAGTGCACGCCGAAATCGGTTCCGGCGATGGTGCGCAACTGTTGTCGGAAATCCTCGAGGGTGGGCGGCTCCGTGCGGTCGCTGACTCCCGCGGCGGGGACCACGACGCTGTAGACCCCTTCGCCGAAGGGCCGGAGCCAGAATCGCTGCTGGGACTCGCGGGTTTCGGCCACCTTGGCGGTGATCTCCTCCTGCGGCACGCCCACTTCCATCTCGCCCATCAGCGTCTCGGTCCGTGAGGGCTCGCCGGGGAAGCCGACGCCGAGCAGTTTGCGCACCGTGCTGCGCCCGCCGTCACAGCCGACGAGGTAGCGCGAACGCAGCCGTTCCCCGTCGGCCAGCTCGACG
The Nonomuraea helvata genome window above contains:
- a CDS encoding NAD(P)H-binding protein is translated as MTTLVTGARGAVATELIALLRQRGLPVRPASSRPGDPSIATCDLTDPATFPGALAGVSSVFLYAEPSHIDAFVKEAVTAGVEHIVVLSSSAVLAPNPEANPLAKSHLDVEHALTAAPVRSTMLRPGAFSGNALAWSWPIKAGAPVSLPYPGTYTDPIHEADLAEAAAAVLTDPTLSGRTYTLTGPESITCAEQIDILSRVTGRDIIIRNVTREEWKAEMAEYVSGPIADAILDWQRLNDGVPTEITTDLERLIGRPGRTFAAWAHDHAAAFKP
- a CDS encoding aminotransferase class III-fold pyridoxal phosphate-dependent enzyme, whose amino-acid sequence is MTQPSAALLASWATELFGVPASATLLPGELDWNARLDVEGVPAYVLKVHHPATDPSVLDFQDEILAHLARTAPELAVPRLVATAGVSFGGHARRARLLEWLPGTVWADAGPPDETRLRALGSAVARLDAALAGFDHPALDRPYRWNMQQAVALLGNAPFVDDALRPFVHTTLNRLDELLPALGALPQQAIHNDANEHNVLVGPDGGVAGLLDVGDVVRAPRVCGLAVALAYAQLGHADPMAAALPVLAGYHAESPVRPQELALLPDLVDTRLAMSVVNAAVQRRSDPDNSYLTISQTEVRRAIGAITREPRELREARFRDACGYRPIPRERRIVAWLQSAACDPAPVIDRNLAADPPLVLDWTHTDPTTVAAVNSQVAASGHTFGLGRYREDRDVYRSDAYTSSRSEGPPRTVHLGVDLFVPEGEPVFAPLDGTVHTVEYRADPYDYGGVVLLEHATDDGEPFWLLIGHLGREVVSSLAPGQRVRRGERIARVGVPAENGNWPPHVHVQLFVTLLGRSTDLPGVIERDDIDVWESISPDPNLLLRIPVSHVPARDRSKQELARRRRANLAPALSLSYADPLHIVAGDGAYLVDADGRRYLDLVNNVAHVGHGHPRVVSALAAQAELLNTNTRYLHGTIIEYARRLAATFPDPLSVVMLTNSGSEANDLALRMARTATGREHVLVLDWAYHGNLGSLVEVSPYKFNRAGGDGPGPRVRVCELPDPYRGRYGADGPRYAADVATHCADAPPAAFLHESILGCAGQIEPAPGHLAAAYAAAREAGALCIADEVQCGFGRVGSHMWAFEAHGVIPDIVTLGKPIGNGHPLGAVVTTPAVARAFQTGMEYFNTYGGNPVSCAAGLAVLDVLRDERLMAHAAEVGTCLAAGLTELATRHSIIGDVRGRGLFLGVDLVEDRATKRPATEAAARVVELAREGGVLLSLDGPHGNVLKIKPPMVLTRADAETALATLDRVLAMVGDVTT
- the rox gene encoding rifampin monooxygenase — encoded protein: MHSQQVTAQPPSNDGVGRASLVFDVIIAGCGPTGAMLAAELRLHDVRVLVLEKETEPASSVRIVGLHIRSLELMAMRGLLDRILQQGRKRPAGGFFAAIPKPAPKGLDSAYAYLVGIRQPVIVHLLEEHAIALGAQVRHGCAVAGLEQDDEGVTVELADGERLRSRYLVGCDGGRSTVRKLLGVGFPGEPSRTETLMGEMEVGVPQEEITAKVAETRESQQRFWLRPFGEGVYSVVVPAAGVSDRTEPPTLEDFRQQLRTIAGTDFGVHSPRWMSRFGDATRLAERYRVGRVLLAGDAAHIHPPTGGQGLNLGVQDAFNLGWKLAAQIRGWAPETLLDTYHAERHPVAEDVLDNTRAQMELHSTEPGPQAVRRLLTELMDFEEVNRYLIEKITAIGIRYDFGEGPDLLGRRLRDIDVKQGHLYGLLHRGRGLLLDRTERLTVGGWSDRVDHLADPTAALDVPCVLLRPDGHVAWIGDDQQDLDDHLSRWFGKPAD
- a CDS encoding alpha-N-arabinofuranosidase, whose protein sequence is MSNVVVPAIVNVDVEGPLISRHLYGHFAEHLGRCVYGGFYVGEDSDIPNAGGIRLDVVEALRALNIPNLRWPGGCFADEYHWMDGVGPKDRRPAMVNTHWGNVEENNHFGTHEFMALCELLGAEPYISGNVGSGTVREMSDWVEYLTREGDSPMVRLRKAHGRDEPWRVRFWGLGNEAWGCGGHMTAGQYAHEARRFGTYCRDHGENKLYRIAAGANSDDYAWTETLMKQLGDLGCAYRPQPFYQALSLHYYTIPGTWQDKGDATVFDTGDYYRTLVQAARIDELITRHSNVMDCYDPGKNVGLVVDEWGTWWNVEPGTNPGFLYQQNTLRDALVAGVHFDIFHRHADRLVMANIAQTVNVLQAMILTDPDSGALVLTPTYHVFEMNKGHQDAASLRVDLPAGVPTRETLQTVSVSASRKDGRVLVSLSNLDAAEPIDVDLDLRGGAVADVRARILTADKPQTHNTPEAPDAVAPRSHQQVTPTASGLRVHLPAHSFVTVEGRLA
- a CDS encoding amidase encodes the protein MKIHEYARYDAVGIRDLIRAGEVTADEVEATARQALEAANARVNGLALPLFSPALAHAADGPLSGVPFLIKDHGPVAEGVPFTLGSRALPGVVAWRDTDLMTRFRAAGLVTLGLTTVPELCVSFATEPLRYGPARNPWDLDRGVGGSSGGAAALVAAGAVPVAHASDGAGSIRVPASCCGLVGLKPSRGRITPGPDAGEPILGMSYEFALTRTVRDAAHLLDAVQGPGIGDKYTAPPPRRAYAEEIGADPGRLRVAVTTEAWAGTPVDPEVAAAAIRVGRVLEQAGHTVAEASPVVDWEAVMRAWVCEAVAIAATLLLAPRIPDESRMEAVSRRFLAAAREYSGLDMLAAFDAQNRVSRSVGAFFAEYDLLITPTLGRLPAPHGTLRFDDPGHTLTSWLESLAEYGPFTPVFNVTGSPAISLPLAHSENGLPIGVQIVAAYGREDLLFRIAAHLEQAMPWKERVPPVFAGNL
- a CDS encoding Lrp/AsnC family transcriptional regulator, giving the protein MDAADRTILRQLTSNGRTSLEVLARATNLAPSSVKRRMDRLERSGVIRGYTVLLAPDAFGNRLEVLMEITAVEGTQRGPLTDALAAQPEIVRAWTVTGDADALALVRVSDVSHLEQVIVRLQQTGSVARTRTQLLLTELINRGD
- a CDS encoding RidA family protein — encoded protein: MMAQNIILTPIQPADAPPAMGGYAQALAVAGASRLVFVSGQIPQSPDGHVPDDFEAQCRIVWHNIQACLTGAGLGVSSLVKVTTFLSKREYADANSAIRREILGAHRPALTVIISEIFDKRWLLEIEAIAAG
- a CDS encoding MarR family transcriptional regulator → MMDESQRHYAAYVLFNQAMADHLQIHSTDLQCMGLLGMESRPVSTGEIARLTGLTPGSATRMVDRLEKAGLVVRQPDPADRRRALVTLTPLARERVGAAWDVPGKAFAEVLEKYDDAELAVIADYLHRAAEAGRAQADRLTKEA
- a CDS encoding MFS transporter, which translates into the protein MSAPIRAAPVQAGRRWAVLAVILASAVLDLLDATITNLAAPTIAADLGGGETLIQWLGAGYALALGVLLVPAGRLGDKYGRRRLFLIGIGGFTIASVACGIAGGAGTLIAARIVQGAFGALMIPQGFGIVTAAFPRDQLGKAFSAFAPTLGASSVGGPVLAGFLIQSDLLGLGWRAMFLINIVLGGATFLAAARLLPTDGARSDAPEVSVDGIGAGLLGVAMVAFLYGLIDGSAHGWGLVAYLCLAGGVAFFGLFCVRQRTAASPLIEPSLLRNRGFTAGLVLGVVFFAAVSGLLYVMSLLMQYDLRFTPVKAAVGLVPVAAGIVVASVACHRLIARLGRDLILIGLLTTLAGTGWLLFAASGTPRDVWSLVPPALVLGLGMGACFGTVFDVTMGDIDPRQTGSASGSLTAIQQLANAVGAAVVTTVYFGAGDQDGAATRSLLIVIVATIVCCGLVRLLPRKAQPHHAP